In the genome of Polynucleobacter sp. TSB-Sco08W16, the window TCGCCTAAACCAGTGCTCTTCAAATACGCTTCAGCGCGTTTTGCAATGGAACGTGGATCGCGGTCGTAACCTTTTCCGTCTGCTGGCTCGATCACATCACATGTCAACACCAAAGTTGGCTCTTCATAGAATGGATCGATGTAAGCCGCTGTTGGATCTGGTTTGAGCAACATGTCAGAAGCTTCAATACCCTTCCAACCAGCAATAGATGAACCGTCAAATGCATGACCGCTCTCAAATTTGTCTTCGTCAAAAGCAGAAATAGGAACTGTCGTGTGCTGCTCTTTACCCTTTGTATCTACAAAGCGGAAATCAACGAAAGTACATTCTTTCTCTTTAACTAACTTCATTACATCAGCGACGGTCTTCGTCATGCAAATCTCCTCTATTAACTAAACTCGGAATTCAATATCAAGGCATACACCCTTGTTCATTCCAGGCATCAAACCTGCCCAATGGATGTATGTAATTTACTGAAGCAAACAACGGGGAATAGTCATTATTGCACTAATTGAGTGCTCAATTACCCCTTTTATCACCTAATAATTGGTATTTTGCACTCATTTAGTGCAATATTGAGCTAGGTGATGTCGTGGATCTCGTAACCAAGTTCTTGAGTGCCCGTTCTGAGGGCAATCCAAGCACTTTCTAGCAAATTTGCATTGCCTTTGATGCCTAATTCAATATGCCTCTCGGCATAAACGCCTCCCCTGCTGGCATCGCCGACGGACGGGAGACTAAAGACCTTCACCCCAGGGAAATTGGCCTCTATACGCTCCATTAAAGGGGTCAAAGTGGACTCAATACCCTTTGGCACGATAAAGCTTTGCTCTGCCCAGTTTTCCTGATGGAAGAGATCTTGGTAGTGCGTATCTAAGCACCAAGCCATCATGGGTGCAGCCATCACTGGAAAGCCAGGAAGAAAGTGATGCTCTTTAATTCGAAAACCTGGGATTTGGTTGTATGGATTGGGAATAATTTCACTGCCAAGCGGAAACTCACCCATCTTGAAGCGATGCTGATTTTCCGGTGTATTCAAATCTGCTTTAATCGGATCACCCTCGGCCATCGACTGAATGCGTCCGGCAATCAGCTCTTGTGCAGTCGGATGTAGCTCTGTTTTTGTACCTAATGCAAGCGCAGCACATTGACGTGTGTGATCGTCAGGAGTTGCGCCAATCCCGCCAGTACTAAATACGATATCGCCGCTAGCAAAACTATCTTTTAAGGTGGCAGTAATTTGCTCAGGATCATCAGCAACATATTTCGCCCATGTAAGGCTCAAACCACGCTCATTCAAGAGCTCAATGAGCTTACTCATATGTTTATCTTGACGGCGACCAGACAGGATCTCGTCACCAATCACAATCAAACCAAATCGCCTTGTCACCGAATCTTTTGCTGGTACATCTACTGCTACTTTTTTGATTACATCAACCATGATAGGGAAGCTCCGGATCTACTATGCGTGATTCAACTGTTAATGATTTTTCTAATTCCTCTTGCCTCAGTGTTTGTAAAGCATCCAATAAAAAATGGCTAAACCAGAGAGCGGCAAAAACAAAGATGAGAGAGTAAACCCAAAGGGCAACAAAACTCACAATAGGAAATAACACCAATGCAAGTGCCGAAGTGGCCCAGAAGAAGGTCGGAACTGCGCCGAGCATGCCCGAGACAATACCCATAGTGAGCAATGCCCAACGGTATTTATCTAATAAGAGATCACGCTCTTCTGTACTCGCGTGTTTAGCCAATACGTCATAAGACATCAAGCGCATCGTGAGCCATCCCCAAAGCAAAGGGGGCAACACGGCCACAAGTGGAGGCACCCACCACACGGGGAGCGTCAACATCACTAATACCAAGCAAATCAATGCAGACCACAGCGTGTATACCAGGCCACCAAAGAAGCCACCGCCCCGCTTACATTCCAAATCGCGATAACTAGCTTGCTTAATCACGATATTCACAATGGCAGGCACCGTTGAGAAGGCAATGAATACCAAAAGGCTAATTGTGATTAAAGGAATGATGAGCATCACAAAAAATAACGGTGCAATCCATGCTCGTGCATTTTCAAAGCCAGCCCAAATAAGACCCTCTTGAATCCAGCTGGTAAACATCGAAGTTGTCAGGAAAACACTTAACGCCTCTAGAGCTGGTGTCCAGGTTAGCCAAATGAGGCAGCCCCACAAGACAGAGACAATCAAAAAAGGGCGCAAGCTTAACCACAGCATTCGAGGATGCATCGTTCCCACGAGTGCAAGCCCAAACGATTTAAATACTTGCTGTACTCCAACCATATAACCCCTATGACATGCACATTGGCATGGTTACTTTGGCAATAATTCTTTAAAGGCGTGAACCAAGCCTTGCCACTGCTGCATGACCACATTTTGAGAAACGGTTAAGTTTCTCACCCCTGTGGGATAAGCCACCTTTGGGAAGATAGCAGTCTTTAATGCCATATCCCACCATGGAAATAAAATACCAAAATTACATCCACCCAATACCCCAGGCTTTCCAATAGCCTCGTGCCCATAACCTACAGCATGATGCATACGGTGATACATCGGCGATATCAAGAAATAGCGTGCTGCACCCAGATGGACTTTGATATTGGCGTGCTGCCAACTTTGAATAAATTGACTCAAAGCAACTAGCGCAATAAATTGACCTGGAGAAACGCCGAATAGAAGCGCAAAGAATGCCATTACTACTGCACGCATGATGTCATCTAAAAAATGATTGCGATTATCAGACCATGCAGTCATCACCGTTTGACTATGATGTAAGGCATGCAACTGCCACCACCAATTAAAGGCATGTGATGCACGGTGATAACAGTAATCCACAAAATCAAGCAATACAAGGTAGAGCAAGAAACTCACTACTGGAATTGATGTGATTCCTGGCCACCAATTTTCAACATTGAAACGATCAAATCGAAAATCATGCAAGACAGAATCTATTTCAAAGAAGAAGCCTGATAAAGCAATAAATACCAGACCGTGAAAAATTCCCAAACGATGAAACAAGGTATAGAAGAGATCCGCCTTGGTTGATGACGCAAAGCGCTCTTGTACTTCTGCTGGAGCCAAGCGCTCCCAAGTTCTGAGCACTACTACGATCAGCAATATTTGAATACAGCCAAATAAAAACCAATCCACCCCATCAAACACATCCTCTGCCCAAGACATCAAGTCCAACTGATACAAAATGGGTCCCACGATATTGGAGAAGACCCATTCCTGGGCTACGCCATAGGCATTTGATATTTCAGAGGGGATGGCTGCAAAATTCATGCTTTATTTTGACTGATCTACCAATTTTTTGGGCGGCATCGATTCTTTGAGTTCTTTGGGTATCAAGCCAAAGCAAAATCCACGCTGCTTTAAGTTCACAATTAACTGCTCCAGCACTGCTGGCGCCCATGGGTCCTTTCTGGACCAAATACCCAAATGAGCCATGGTGATGTCGCCATCTCTCATGTCTCGACTTGCCCTCTCTAGCAACACACTGTTGGGATGTTTATCAGAGTTCAGCTCATCCCCTAGGAATCCAGCATGTGCCCAACCAATATGTTGATAGCCACACATATCCCCCATCCGAATGAGTGTCGGTGAGGTTTTCCCACCAGGAGCACGCCAGATTTTTTGCAATGGCTGCTTAGTCATTTCTTGGAAGCGTTGATCAACGCGGCGAATCTGTTTGCACATCGTCGCCTCGCTGTACAGAACAGTCTCTCCAGCCTTTGGACCAAATTGAGGCTTTTCGAAGACTTGGCCTTTAGGCCCATCTTTGACGAAGTAGTCGTGATCATAGGTATGGCTACCAAAATGATGCCCTTCTTTAGCGAGCTCCTGCCAAAACGGTTTCCAAGACTCATCTAATGCGTAATCACCGCGAAAGGTTTTTTCATTTGCCAAAAAGAATGTGGCCTTAACATCCTGGCGCTTCAAAATTTCTGCAACCTTCTGAGCAACAGACATATTGCCAGTATCAAAAGTCAAATAGACCGTCTTATTACAACTGGCTATCTGCGCAATACTGCCAAATGAAAAACAGCCGAGCATAAGCGCGGCTGCTAATAGAGCGATTTGATGGCGCTTCATCCTATTACTCCCAAGCAGCCCTTGGATAGAAGAAGACGCCATGAGGAGACTTGCCCACCGGAATGACATCTACCAATTTCATTGAGGGAATGTCGATGATGCCCACCTTCTTAGCAAAGCGGAAAGTGACCCACATTATTTTGCCGTCAGGCGTAATCTCCATATCATCCGGACCAGAGGGCAGACCCGTGATATCGCCTGTCTTCTCTAAGGTTTGCATATCAATCAAACTAATAGAGGGGGCGATGCGGTTGCTCACAAAGACGTGACGCTTATCACCCAAGGGGCGGAAATTATGGGCACCCTTACCCGTTGGAATACGTTTTACTTCTTTACGATTTTTCCAGTCGATGACCTGCACATTGTCTTCGCCAGTAATACCGACCAAGAGATATTGATCGCCAGGAGTCATCCATAAGCCTGCGGGAACTTTACCAGTGGGCATAGTCCAAAGCACTGTTTGGGTTTCTAAATCAATTGCAGCGAGCTGACTAGAGTCTTGCAAAGTAATGAAAGCGATTTTGCTATCTGCAGTAAATGCAATGTGACTTGGTGTTTTAGCTAATTTAATAGTCTTAGCCAATTTAAGGTCTGCACCATTCGCAGCATAAATGTCGACGCGGTTTAAGCGATTGCCATTCACTACAAACCATTTGCGATTCGGTGAATATCCGATCTGATAAGGATCAATGATGTTCGGCAAGTGCCCTGTGATTTCACCGGTGATGGGATTCATCAACACAACATCATTACCAGCAGCATTGGCTACCAATAAGGTTTTCTGATCTGGGGTCATCATGAGGTGATGTGGCTCTTTTCCGACTGGAAAAGTTTTCACCACTTGACGGGTGGTCATGTCAATCAGACTTACTGATGCAGAGCCTGAATTCAGAATCACGGCCAATTTAGGTTGTGTGTTTGTTGCGCCAGGTGGCTGAGACACCCCCAGAGGAGCGCTAGCATTTGGGGCAGTTTGGGCAAGTAGGAAAGAGCTTGGAAAAGAGGTCAATAAAGCCGATACCGCAATAATGCGAATGCTTCTAAAGAGGGTGAATTTATACATACCCCTATTGTAAGCAATGCAGGGGCTTAAAAGACCCCTAAATATTGGTGGATTTGACCTAGCGCAAGCTCGCTAAAACTTTTTCCAGGCGCTTTAGAGACATTGGGGTTGGCGTTTTGAGCTCTTGCGCGTAAAGAGCCACCCTTAACTCCTCTAATTGCCACCTGAAATCCAGCAGGGCCTGGTCTTCTGTCATGACATAAGCCGAACCCTTATTGCCTTGCATGAGTTTTTGCCAGGGTCTCGCTACAGACTCCCAGTCTTTCTGGCATTGTGCGTCTCTGGGCGGATTCGATCGCATCTTATCGATTCGCATGGCGATGGCCTTGAGGTAGCGCGGCAAGTGCACCAATTGCGCATAAGGAATCTCCGCAACAAACTTGGGGAAGATAAGACCTTGGACTTGGGTCTGAATATCAGCATAAGCGGCTGCTGAAGCAGCTTTCGCTTGCGCCATCTTCTTCTGCAGGTCCGCATAAGCCTGTAAAGCGGCCAATGCATGACGAGATATTTCTTGCGCAATCAAAGCAAGCCTAGGTTTGCCTGCCTGCAGTCTGTCAGAAAACTGCTCCGCATTATTAGGTAAAGACTCAGTCATAAATGCTCGCTCGATCGAGAGATTGAGAATTTGCTCAATGAGGTTTTCAACTGAACCGATATTAATAAATAAGAGTCCAAGTTCGCGCACACCTGGTAATTGTTTTTGCAAAGCCTTGAGTGTGTCTTTATTCCCAAGTGCAAATAGACGACGTAATCCTTGGGCATGTTGCTTGCGAGCCTCGAGCAAATCATCAAATACCTCAAGATCACAAAAGTCTCCGCGATCGATCAGCGCGGGGTAGCCAAATAAAGTCTTATTACCCTTTTGTATTTCCAGTGTCTCCGGCAACTCGCCAAACTCCCAAGAGCGATAGCCACCCTGCGCTACCTGCCTTGCTGGATCTGCCTTGCCGGAATGAGCGCTTGTTTTACTGCTGGGCTCGATACCCAACTCTGCCTGAACTACTTCTTGAGCAACCGCCTGAAATGCATCGCGTGCCGTCTGCCCATACTCAGAGCGTAAACGCGCTAAGTTACGCTCTACTTCCAACTGACGTCCATGCTCATCAATTAAACGAAAGTTCATTGATGAATGGAGTGGCAAAGCTTCTGGTCTAAAGTCCGTTCTTTTAATTTCTAGGCCACGCTCTTTACGTATGTCATCAATCAAGCTATCCAGAAAATCACCTACACCAAATTGCTTGGCATCGAGTCTTCTCTCTAAATACGATTTAGCGTAATCCGGTAAAGGCACGCAATGGCGCCGGAGTTTTTGTGGCAAGGTTTTTAGCAACAGAAGGATTTTCTCTTCACACATGCCTGGCACCAACCATTCACAACGGCGGCCATCAACTTGATTGAGTTGTGCTAGCGGCACAACCAGTGTCACACCGTCCTTTGGGCTGCCAGGCTCGAAGTGATAAGTCAGATTGAGCTCTGCTCCACCCACCTTCATGACCTTAGGATAGCGATCTACCGTGATACCTGCGGCCTCATGGCGCATGAGATCCGCTTTTTCTAAACGCAGTTGCGAATCTAAATCAGGAGTCTTCTTCAGATACGCACTGAGATCCTCCCGATTACAGATTCCCTTAGGAATGCGTGACTCATAAAAGGCAAAGAGTAAATCATCATCCACCAACACATCTGGGCGACGTGAGCGGTGCTCAAGCGCTTCGATTTCCTTGATGAGGCGGCGGTTATGCCAAAAGAAACCAAATGTCCCAGGATATTTTTTCTTGGCATCCGCTTCAGTCTCGCGCTGCAGTGCTGGCGTATCCATGCGCCCAAACATTTCTTCTTGGACTAAAGCTTGGCCAATAAATAGTTCGCGTGCATCCTCGGGATTATGGGGCTCATAACGCACTCGGCGTCCGTGATAAATCGGTAATCCATATAAAGTGCCACGCTCAAAGGCCAGCACCTCTCCCTGACGGCTATCCCAGAAGGGTTCACTGAGGGATTTAATGAGGCGATGAGCAGCAACCTTTTCCACCCACTGCGGCTCGATCTTGGCAATCGTACGGGCGTACATGCGACTCGTTTCTTGCAGCTCACCGGCCAAAATCCAGGCGCCCGCCTTCTTGCCGATAGTCGAGCCCGGCCAGATGAATGGACGAATACCACGTGCTCCGATGTAGCCACCTGTTTTGCTATTGCGATCCTGAGACTTCTCATCCTCTTCTTTTTTGGCAACGTAACCCAGCAAACCCGTCAACAAAGAGAGGTGTACTTGTTCGTACGTCGCTGAAAGCGCATTTTCTTTCCAGCCCTTCTCACCCAACATCGTGTGAAGTTGTCCATGCACATCACGCCACTCACGCAAACGCCGCGGCGATAAAAATTTACTACGGCATAGGTTTTCTAATTGACGATTGCTATGCTTGTGTTGAAGCGCATCTTGATACCAATCCCACAGCTTCACAAAGCTTAAAAATTCAGAACGCTCATCGGCAAATTGAAGATGGGCTTGGTCTGCAGCCGCACCTTGGTCCATCGGTCGCTCACGCGGATCTTGCGTAGCCAAAGCAGAGGCAATGATGGTCACCTCTCTTAAGGCGTTATGCTCCTTGGCAGCGAGCAGCATCCTACCAATGCGTGGATCGAGTGGTAAGTCAGCTAGTTGCTTGCCAATATGGGTTAATTTGAAACTGTGATTGCTGTCCTTAGCATCTTCGGTCTGGGCATCATCAAACTCAATAGCTCCTAATTCATCTAGAAGTTGCACACCATCGGCAATCGCTCTACCTAATGGTTTATCAATAAAGGGAAAGTGCTGAATTTTAGATAAGCGTAGCGAGCTCATCCTAAGCAATACTGCCGCAAGTGAGCTACGAAGAATTTCGGGGTCGGTAAATTTTGGGCGCCCCAGATAGTCTTGTTCGCTATACAAACGTACGCAAATACCATCTGATACACGGCCGCAACGGCCTGCTCTTTGATTTGCAGCCGCTTGTGAAATCGGCTCAATCTGTAACTGCTCTACCTTATTACGATAAGAGTAGCGTTTGACTCTAGCCAATCCGCTATCTATCACATAGCGAATATTGGGAACCGTTAAAGATGTCTCAGCAACGTTAGTTGTCAAAATAATGCGGCGGCCGTTTCCAGGGGAAAAGACCCTCTCTTGTTCAGCCACAGACTGACGCGCAAATAAACTCAACACCTCCGGATGAAAACGTTGTTGCAGCACATGATCCTTACGCAATGCTTCTGCGCAGTCTCGGATCTCGCGCTCACCCGGCAGAAAAACCAATACATCTCCGGCGCCACCGGCACCCTCTCGCCAGACTTTGGTGATCTCTTCAGTAACTGCATCGGGGATTTCTTTAGCAGTTTTGGATTCTTTTTTGCCATCAGGCTTGGCATCGGGCTCAAGTGGTGAATAACGCTGCTCAACCGGAAATAACCTACCACTGACTTCAATCACTGGAGCTACCTTGCCATTTATTGCAAAGTGCTCAGCAAAGCGCTGGGCATCGATCGTTGCAGAAGTGATAATCAACTTAAGGTCGGGTCGCTTAGGAAGCAGCTGCCTGAGGTAGCCCAACAAGAAATCAATATTCAAACTGCGCTCATGGGCTTCGTCAATGATGAGCGTGTCATAAGCCTTCAGCTGAGGATCACGCTGTGTTTCCGCCAACAAAATGCCGTCAGTCATCAACTTAATGGATGCGGTATGACTATTCTTATCTGCAAAGCGCACCTGATAGCCGACATCCTGACCAATGGGGGATCCCAACTCTTGAGCAATCCTCTTGGCCGTAGCTGTGGCAGCGATCCGCCTTGGCTGAGTATGTCCAATCAGCTTGCCGCCATTAATGGTCCCCCGACCAAGATCTAAGCAAATCTTTGGTAGCTGGGTTGTCTTACCTGAGCCTGTCTCACCACACACAATGACAACCTGATGGCTCTGCAAGGCACCCTTGATGAGTTGGCGTTGACCGGAGACCGGCAATTCTTCCGGAAAGCGGATCTCCAGCCTACGCCCGGTGTTGGAAGCAGGCACAGGCTTCGTGATTGATTTGGGTTTTTGTTGGTTTATAGGCTCTTGCACCCTATAATTTTCTCACTATGCCGACAAATGCACCGAACCAGGCCTCAAGCGCCGAAGAATCTACCTCCAACTTCCCCTTCGTAGGGTGGTTGCGCGATGTTGCGCCCTACATTCACAGCTTTCGCGAAAAGACCTTTGTCATTGCCTTTGCTGGTGAACTTGTTCAAGAGACTGGTCTTGAGAACCTCATTGAGGATATTGCAATGTTGCATGCCATGGGCATGCGGATTGTCTTGGTTCATGGTATTCGTCCGCAAATTGAAGAACAGCTCATGCTGCGCAAGATAAAGAGCAAGTTTGGTAAGAGTGCATTGCACAGCTACCGCATTACCGATGCTGCCGCCTTAGAGTGTGTCAAAGAAGCTGCTGGTGAATTACGCCTTGATATTGAAGCGGCATTTAGCCGTGGTTTACCGAACACCCCAATGGCAGGCTCTCGTATTTCTGTGATCTCCGGTAACTTTATTACTGCGATGCCAGTAGGCGTTGTTGAAGGCACCGATTACATTCATACCGGTCTAGTGCGCAAAGTGGACTCCGGCTCTATTAGACTGTCCTTAGATAGCAACAAAATTGTTTTGCTTTCGCCCTTAGGCTTCTCACCAACAGGTCAGGCATTTAATCTGGCCTATGAGGATGTTGCTGCATCTACTGCCGCCGCCCTCAAAGCAGATAAGTTAATCTTCTTGAGCCCTTACGATGGTCTAAAGGATAGCGAAGGTGACTTCATTACTGAGCTGTCGATGCCTCAGCTGCAAGAATATATTGGTCAGAATAAAGATATCGACTTAGGCATGAAAGGCTTGCTCACTATTGCTGGCAGAGCCATTCGTGCCGGTGTAAGCCGTGTTCACTTCCTTCCTTGCAATCAGGATGGAGCGCTATTGGAAGAGCTCTTTACCCACGATGGTATTGGCATGATGCTAGCTTCTTCCGATATTGAGAACCTGCGTGAAGCCAACCAAGATGATGTAGGCGGCATTTTGCAACTCACTATGCCCTTAGAAGATGAAGGCATCTTGGCCGCCCGCGGACAAGATGTGATTGAGCGTGATATTCAACGCTTCTCCGTCATTGAGCATGACCGAGTCCTCTTTGGTTGTGCCGCCCTCTTCCCTTTCCCAAATGGTGTTGGTGAATTAGCCTGCCTTGCAGTTGATCCTGACGTTCAGGGATCAGGTGATGGCGAGCGTCTACTTAAGCGCATCGAAATGAGAGCCAAGCAAGAAGGCATCAAAAAATTATTTGTGCTGACTACCAGAACAGAGCATTGGTTCCTTAAGCGTGGCTTTAAACGCGCAACAGTAGATGATTTGCCGGAAGAAAGAAAACAAATTTATAACTGGGATCGCAAGTCCATGGTTTTAACTAAAGATCTATAAGCAAAAAAAGAGATTAATAAGAAAGGCATTACAGATGGCACGGATGGTTCAATGCATCAAACTCAATAAAGAAGCAGAAGGCATGGATTTCGCTCCACTTCCTGGTGAATTGGGCAAAAAGATTTGGAATCAAGTTTCTAAAGAAGCTTGGGCCGCTTGGTTAAAACAACAAACCATGTTGATTAATGAAAACCGCCTCAATATGGCTGATCCCCGTGCTCGCCAATACCTATTGAAGCAGGTTGAAAAATACTTCTTTGAAGGCGGCGCAGATATGGCGCAAGGCTATGTGCCACCAGCTGAATAAATATTGATTTAAATATTTATTTTTTGGTATTGACACCCGCAAAACACAGGCATAGGATGTAATCGTGGTGAGGCAGTAATAGTGCCCCGCCACATTGGCGAAAGCCACTTCAGAATGAGTACATCTATGTACTCATAGGCTAAGGAACTAAATACCTTCCGAGTGCCTGTGCCATGCAAACCATGGCAAACTACCCGATGGGCATACCCCGTCGGGTTTTTTATTCCCTTTTTTCAGTTAGAGTGCAATCCGACTCACGCCAGAAGCATTACTGACTAGTAAAACGTTGGCCTTCTCTTTGGCAAACAGTCCTACCGTAATTACACCAGCGATTTGATTGATCTGAGATTCCATTTTTACGGGATCGGCAATTAGAAGGCCAGCAACATCCAAGATCCAGCCACCGTTATCCGTTACAAAGGGCTCGCTAGGGGTTTGATTCAAATCAGCGCGGGTCGTTTTTGCCAGGCGCAATGTGACTTTGCCACCCAACTGCTCAAGCCCTCTAGTTACCACACCTTTAGCAAGCGGAATAATTTCTACAGGAAGCGCAAAGTTACCCAGCACAGGCACTTGCTTAGAAGAATCACAAATACAAATAAATTGCTTGGCCATAGAGGCAATAATTTTTTCACGTGTGAGTGCACCACCACCGCCCTTAATCATATGGCCGGCTGGATCAATCTCATCGGCACCATCCACATACGCTGGCAAGCTGAGTACATCATTCGGATCGAGCACCTGAAAGCCATGCTTTAGCAAGCGCTCAGTCGTAGCATTTGAACTGGACACCGTTCCTGAAAAATGATCTTTATGCGGGGCTAAGGCATCAATAAAGCAATTCGCGGTAGAACCTGTACCAATGCCCAATATCTGGCCAGCTGGCAGCTTTAAGACCTCATCTCGGGCCGCTTCGCCCACCATTTGCTTGAGTTGATCCTGATTCATATTTCTGCCAAATGCCTTTACTAGAATTAATGCATCTATCATATGATATTCACAAGCAACCGACCACAGCGGGACTTTTTTAGAAATATCTAGCCATGAATAGCACCCTCTCAACCTCCAGCCAACTTGAGCAACTGAAAAAACTGACCACCGTAGTTGCGGATACGGGTGATTTTGAGCGCATGCAAGCCTTTCAGCCGCAAGATGCCACTACCAACCCCTCATTAATTCTTAAAGCTGCTCAACAAAGCAATTACCAGTCCTTGGTAAGTTCTGTAAAAGCAGCCCATCCCGGTATGAGTGCCACGGATTTAGTCGACTATATCTTGGTGGCGTTTGGGCTAGAGATTTTGAAAATTGTTCCAGGCCGTGTCTCAACTGAAGTTGATGCTCGCCTCTCTTTTGATACCAAGGCTACGATTGCTAAAGCAAAACATATCATCTCGCTTTACGAATCTCATGGTATTGACCGTAAACGCATCCTCATTAAGTTAGCTGGAACTTGGGAAGGCATTGCTGCTGCAAAAGAATTAGAAGCCCAAGGCATACATTGCAATATGACGCTGCTCTTCTCACTGATTCAGGCGGCTGCATGTGGCGCTGCAAATGCCAAATTGATTTCACCCTTTGTCGGTCGTATTACGGACTGGTATAAAGCCAAATTAGGTGCCGATTGGAGTGACACCAATAATGGCGGCCCCAATGATCCTGGCGTCACTTCCGTTAAACGGATATTTCACTATTACAAGCACTTTGGCATTGCTACTGAGATTATGGGGGCCAGCTTTCGCAACACCAGCCAGATCTTAGAACTTGCGGGCTGCGACCTTCTGACCATTAGTCCAGAGCTATTGGCTAATTTAAGTCTGGGAACTGCAGTAGTGAGCAAGAAGTTAGATAGTAATAATGCTCAGGCAGCCTTGAGTGCTGAGAATATTGTGCCGCTGAAATTGGATGAATCTAGTTTTAGACTACAACTTAATAATGATGCGATGGCTACCGAAAA includes:
- a CDS encoding EI24 domain-containing protein, with amino-acid sequence MVGVQQVFKSFGLALVGTMHPRMLWLSLRPFLIVSVLWGCLIWLTWTPALEALSVFLTTSMFTSWIQEGLIWAGFENARAWIAPLFFVMLIIPLITISLLVFIAFSTVPAIVNIVIKQASYRDLECKRGGGFFGGLVYTLWSALICLVLVMLTLPVWWVPPLVAVLPPLLWGWLTMRLMSYDVLAKHASTEERDLLLDKYRWALLTMGIVSGMLGAVPTFFWATSALALVLFPIVSFVALWVYSLIFVFAALWFSHFLLDALQTLRQEELEKSLTVESRIVDPELPYHG
- a CDS encoding polysaccharide deacetylase family protein, which encodes MKRHQIALLAAALMLGCFSFGSIAQIASCNKTVYLTFDTGNMSVAQKVAEILKRQDVKATFFLANEKTFRGDYALDESWKPFWQELAKEGHHFGSHTYDHDYFVKDGPKGQVFEKPQFGPKAGETVLYSEATMCKQIRRVDQRFQEMTKQPLQKIWRAPGGKTSPTLIRMGDMCGYQHIGWAHAGFLGDELNSDKHPNSVLLERASRDMRDGDITMAHLGIWSRKDPWAPAVLEQLIVNLKQRGFCFGLIPKELKESMPPKKLVDQSK
- a CDS encoding molybdopterin-binding protein; translation: MVDVIKKVAVDVPAKDSVTRRFGLIVIGDEILSGRRQDKHMSKLIELLNERGLSLTWAKYVADDPEQITATLKDSFASGDIVFSTGGIGATPDDHTRQCAALALGTKTELHPTAQELIAGRIQSMAEGDPIKADLNTPENQHRFKMGEFPLGSEIIPNPYNQIPGFRIKEHHFLPGFPVMAAPMMAWCLDTHYQDLFHQENWAEQSFIVPKGIESTLTPLMERIEANFPGVKVFSLPSVGDASRGGVYAERHIELGIKGNANLLESAWIALRTGTQELGYEIHDIT
- a CDS encoding cytochrome D1 domain-containing protein; its protein translation is MYKFTLFRSIRIIAVSALLTSFPSSFLLAQTAPNASAPLGVSQPPGATNTQPKLAVILNSGSASVSLIDMTTRQVVKTFPVGKEPHHLMMTPDQKTLLVANAAGNDVVLMNPITGEITGHLPNIIDPYQIGYSPNRKWFVVNGNRLNRVDIYAANGADLKLAKTIKLAKTPSHIAFTADSKIAFITLQDSSQLAAIDLETQTVLWTMPTGKVPAGLWMTPGDQYLLVGITGEDNVQVIDWKNRKEVKRIPTGKGAHNFRPLGDKRHVFVSNRIAPSISLIDMQTLEKTGDITGLPSGPDDMEITPDGKIMWVTFRFAKKVGIIDIPSMKLVDVIPVGKSPHGVFFYPRAAWE
- a CDS encoding sterol desaturase family protein gives rise to the protein MNFAAIPSEISNAYGVAQEWVFSNIVGPILYQLDLMSWAEDVFDGVDWFLFGCIQILLIVVVLRTWERLAPAEVQERFASSTKADLFYTLFHRLGIFHGLVFIALSGFFFEIDSVLHDFRFDRFNVENWWPGITSIPVVSFLLYLVLLDFVDYCYHRASHAFNWWWQLHALHHSQTVMTAWSDNRNHFLDDIMRAVVMAFFALLFGVSPGQFIALVALSQFIQSWQHANIKVHLGAARYFLISPMYHRMHHAVGYGHEAIGKPGVLGGCNFGILFPWWDMALKTAIFPKVAYPTGVRNLTVSQNVVMQQWQGLVHAFKELLPK